One window of Mesorhizobium loti R88b genomic DNA carries:
- a CDS encoding LysE family translocator, translating into MIDLSTLIAYIAVVLGFVFIPGPATLLTIARATSSGTKVGIATGAGIAAGDMFHTVMAMIGISAIIAASATLFSVVKYIGAAYLVYLGIRAILEKTPTDPTAGALAIPAGKAFRQAVFTEVLNPKTALFFLAFLPQFVRPENGSAMLQLAVLGTVFVVLGLFSTVIFAVSAGRLGSFLRRNPTALKWQGKLVGGIYCAFGVRMALQQR; encoded by the coding sequence ATGATCGATCTGTCGACATTGATCGCCTACATCGCCGTCGTGCTCGGCTTCGTCTTTATCCCGGGGCCGGCCACGCTGCTGACGATCGCCCGGGCAACGAGTTCTGGAACGAAGGTCGGGATCGCGACCGGTGCCGGGATCGCGGCCGGCGACATGTTTCACACGGTCATGGCGATGATCGGCATCTCGGCGATCATCGCCGCGTCGGCGACGCTGTTCAGCGTCGTGAAGTACATCGGCGCGGCCTACCTCGTTTACCTCGGCATTCGCGCCATCCTCGAGAAGACGCCGACCGATCCGACCGCCGGTGCGCTCGCGATCCCTGCCGGCAAGGCGTTTCGACAGGCTGTCTTCACCGAGGTGCTCAATCCCAAGACCGCGCTTTTCTTCCTGGCCTTCCTGCCTCAGTTCGTGCGGCCCGAAAACGGTTCGGCGATGCTTCAACTGGCCGTATTGGGAACTGTCTTCGTCGTGCTGGGTCTTTTCAGCACGGTCATTTTTGCGGTGAGCGCAGGTCGGCTTGGCAGTTTCCTGCGCAGAAATCCGACAGCGCTGAAATGGCAGGGCAAGCTGGTCGGCGGTATCTATTGTGCCTTTGGCGTCCGCATGGCCTTGCAACAACGCTGA
- a CDS encoding SET domain-containing protein has protein sequence MLLVDVYLDKSPIQGIGVFAKNHIAKGTLVWKLDPRFDRIIDVETYEGESGPVKNYLDRYSYPDRRDPAYIVFEADDARYMNHDDEPNCDVSSPEETYALRDIAAGEEMTCNYNHFFETGFDFLGDRHL, from the coding sequence ATGTTGCTCGTCGACGTCTATCTCGACAAATCGCCGATCCAGGGCATCGGTGTGTTTGCCAAGAACCACATTGCCAAGGGCACGCTGGTCTGGAAGCTCGACCCCCGGTTTGACCGCATCATCGACGTCGAGACCTATGAGGGCGAGAGCGGACCGGTGAAGAACTATCTCGATCGCTATTCCTATCCCGACCGGCGCGATCCGGCCTATATCGTCTTCGAAGCGGACGACGCCCGCTACATGAACCATGACGACGAGCCGAATTGCGATGTCTCCTCGCCCGAGGAAACCTACGCCTTACGCGACATCGCAGCGGGCGAGGAGATGACCTGCAACTACAATCATTTCTTCGAGACGGGCTTTGATTTTCTCGGCGATCGCCACCTGTAG
- a CDS encoding cytochrome c: MAWLKKLVGVALVLGGAGAAAGLLLSAPVRLDTTVLAQLGPGDAARGKRIFYAGGCTSCHAKPGSQGDARLQLVGGLELKTPFGTFVPPNISQDPKDGIGAWSVEDLANAMLKGVSPSGQHFYPAFPYASYARMKPSDIADLYAFLKTLPAIAGKAPDNSLAFPFNIRRGIGLWKLLYLRDQPVIPLPVGTPAPVMAGRYLVEGPGHCGECHTPRDFAGGIKKNEWLAGAVAAEGSGIVPNITSGEGGLSHWSQADIANYLETGFTPDFDSVGGAMVDVQRNMAELTPEDRAAIAAYLKAVPPHTNGYPARKAAAN; this comes from the coding sequence ATGGCATGGCTGAAGAAACTCGTCGGCGTGGCCCTCGTTCTGGGGGGCGCCGGCGCGGCTGCCGGGTTGCTGCTGTCGGCGCCGGTCAGGCTCGATACGACGGTCCTGGCGCAACTCGGGCCGGGCGATGCCGCCAGGGGCAAGCGCATTTTCTATGCCGGCGGCTGCACGTCCTGCCATGCCAAGCCGGGTTCGCAAGGCGATGCGCGGCTTCAGCTCGTGGGTGGCCTCGAACTCAAGACGCCGTTTGGCACCTTCGTTCCGCCCAACATCTCGCAAGATCCCAAGGACGGCATCGGCGCGTGGTCGGTCGAGGATCTCGCCAACGCCATGCTCAAGGGCGTGTCGCCGTCTGGCCAGCATTTCTATCCGGCCTTTCCCTACGCCTCCTACGCCCGCATGAAGCCATCGGATATCGCCGATCTCTATGCTTTCTTGAAGACGCTTCCGGCGATCGCGGGCAAGGCGCCGGACAATTCGCTGGCGTTCCCGTTCAACATCCGTCGCGGCATCGGCCTGTGGAAACTGCTTTATCTCAGGGATCAGCCTGTCATTCCCTTGCCGGTGGGCACGCCTGCCCCTGTGATGGCCGGCCGCTATCTGGTCGAAGGGCCGGGTCATTGCGGCGAATGCCACACGCCGCGCGACTTCGCGGGCGGTATAAAAAAGAACGAATGGCTGGCTGGCGCCGTGGCCGCCGAAGGCAGCGGCATCGTGCCGAACATCACATCGGGCGAGGGTGGCCTTAGCCACTGGTCGCAAGCCGACATCGCCAATTATCTCGAGACCGGGTTCACACCGGATTTCGATTCCGTCGGCGGTGCGATGGTCGACGTGCAGCGAAACATGGCCGAACTGACACCAGAGGATCGCGCCGCGATTGCCGCCTATCTCAAGGCTGTACCGCCGCACACGAACGGTTATCCCGCACGCAAGGCGGCTGCGAATTGA
- a CDS encoding c-type cytochrome, which translates to MRKLVIAISMLAFAGSAAFADPILDRQALMKERGKIVGGLAKVAKGDEPFDAAAVLTQLQALQANAEKFDVDALFPKGSDTGDTTAGPKIWSDMTGFKAAEDKYLADVKAAVAAAPADVGALKTQVGAIGSDCGTCHQGYRVKKS; encoded by the coding sequence ATGAGAAAGCTTGTTATCGCCATCTCAATGCTCGCCTTCGCCGGTTCGGCCGCCTTTGCCGATCCGATCCTCGACAGGCAGGCTCTGATGAAGGAGCGCGGAAAGATCGTCGGCGGCCTGGCAAAAGTGGCCAAGGGCGATGAGCCCTTCGATGCTGCTGCCGTGCTGACGCAGTTGCAGGCGCTGCAGGCAAATGCCGAGAAGTTCGACGTCGACGCGTTGTTCCCGAAAGGCAGCGATACCGGCGACACCACGGCGGGACCGAAGATCTGGTCAGATATGACCGGCTTCAAGGCGGCCGAGGACAAGTATCTCGCCGACGTCAAGGCAGCCGTCGCGGCGGCTCCCGCCGATGTCGGCGCGCTGAAGACGCAGGTCGGCGCAATCGGCTCGGATTGCGGCACATGCCATCAGGGCTACAGGGTCAAGAAAAGCTGA
- a CDS encoding superoxide dismutase: MAFELPALPYDYEALQPYMSKETLEYHHDKHHKAYVDNGNKLAAEAGLGDLSVEEVVKQSFGKNAGLFNNAAQHYNHIHFWKWMKKGGGGNKLPGALQKAVDADLGGYDKFKADFIAAGTTQFGSGWAWVSVKDGKLAISKTPNGENPLVHGASPILGVDVWEHSYYIDYRNARPKYLEAFVDSLINWDHVLELYEKAK; this comes from the coding sequence ATGGCTTTTGAATTGCCCGCTCTGCCCTACGACTATGAGGCCTTGCAGCCCTATATGTCGAAAGAGACGCTGGAGTATCACCACGACAAGCACCACAAAGCCTATGTCGACAACGGCAACAAGCTTGCCGCTGAAGCCGGCCTTGGCGATCTGTCGGTCGAAGAGGTGGTCAAGCAGTCGTTCGGCAAGAATGCCGGCCTCTTCAACAATGCCGCGCAGCATTACAACCACATCCATTTCTGGAAGTGGATGAAGAAGGGCGGCGGCGGCAACAAGCTGCCTGGCGCGCTGCAGAAGGCGGTCGACGCCGATCTCGGCGGCTACGACAAGTTCAAGGCTGATTTCATCGCTGCCGGCACGACGCAGTTCGGTTCGGGCTGGGCCTGGGTTTCCGTCAAGGACGGCAAGCTGGCGATCTCGAAGACCCCGAACGGCGAAAACCCGCTCGTTCATGGCGCCTCGCCGATCCTCGGCGTCGACGTCTGGGAACACTCCTATTACATCGACTACCGCAACGCCCGCCCGAAATATCTCGAGGCGTTCGTAGACAGCCTGATCAACTGGGATCATGTGCTGGAACTCTACGAAAAGGCGAAGTAA
- a CDS encoding branched-chain amino acid aminotransferase translates to MTLAAAAQSATWTYVDGDWYEGNVAILGPRSHAMWLGTSVFDGARWFEGVAPDLDLHAKRVNASAIALGLKPNMTPEKIVGLTWDGLKKFDGKTAVYVRPMYWAEHGGYMGVPADPASTRFCLCLYESPMIAPTGFSVTVSPFRRPTIETMPTNAKAGCLYPNNGRAILEAKMRGFDNALVLDMLGNVAETGSSNIFLVKDGHVFTPAPNGTFLSGITRSRTMTLLGEYGFKTTEKTLSVRDFLEADEIFSTGNHSKVVPITRIEDRNLQPGPVAKKARELYWDWAHSTSAA, encoded by the coding sequence ATGACACTGGCGGCAGCGGCGCAATCCGCGACATGGACTTATGTCGACGGCGACTGGTACGAGGGCAATGTAGCCATCCTCGGGCCGCGCAGCCACGCCATGTGGCTGGGCACCAGCGTGTTTGATGGCGCTCGGTGGTTCGAGGGCGTGGCGCCCGACCTCGACCTTCATGCCAAAAGGGTGAACGCCTCGGCGATCGCGCTTGGCCTCAAGCCGAACATGACGCCCGAAAAGATCGTCGGGCTGACCTGGGACGGATTGAAGAAGTTCGACGGCAAGACGGCGGTCTACGTCAGGCCGATGTACTGGGCCGAGCATGGCGGCTATATGGGCGTGCCGGCCGATCCCGCTTCGACCCGGTTCTGCCTCTGCCTCTATGAATCGCCGATGATCGCGCCAACCGGGTTTTCGGTGACAGTGTCGCCGTTCCGGCGCCCGACGATCGAAACCATGCCGACCAACGCCAAGGCCGGCTGCCTTTATCCCAACAATGGCCGCGCCATCCTCGAAGCCAAGATGCGCGGCTTCGACAATGCGCTGGTGCTCGATATGCTGGGCAATGTCGCCGAGACCGGAAGCTCCAATATCTTTCTGGTCAAGGATGGCCACGTTTTCACGCCGGCGCCGAACGGCACCTTCCTGTCCGGCATCACGCGCTCGCGCACTATGACGCTGCTGGGCGAGTATGGCTTCAAAACCACGGAAAAGACGCTGTCGGTGCGCGATTTCCTCGAAGCGGATGAGATTTTCTCGACCGGCAACCATTCCAAGGTGGTGCCGATCACGCGCATCGAGGATCGCAACCTGCAACCCGGGCCGGTGGCCAAGAAGGCGCGCGAACTCTATTGGGATTGGGCGCATTCGACTTCCGCCGCGTGA
- a CDS encoding haloacid dehalogenase type II, with protein MQYTAYVFDAYGTLFDVHAAVRRHADQIGPDGQLLSEIWRAKQLEYSWVRTLMGAYADFWQLTEHALDFALRKVPSADPSLKARLLEAYWRLDCYPEVPAVLKALKASGARLAILSNGSPEMLEAAVKSAALDQVLDDIYSVDAVRRFKTDPAVYDMVATGWRLYPGAVSFQSSNRWDIAGATKFGFRTVWINRSNQPEEYRDFPPALILPTLEALVPGI; from the coding sequence ATGCAATACACCGCCTATGTTTTCGACGCCTACGGTACGCTGTTCGACGTGCATGCCGCCGTACGCCGACATGCCGACCAGATTGGGCCGGACGGCCAGCTGCTGTCCGAAATCTGGCGTGCCAAGCAACTCGAATATTCCTGGGTGCGCACGCTGATGGGCGCCTATGCCGATTTCTGGCAGCTGACCGAACACGCGCTCGACTTCGCCTTGCGCAAGGTCCCTTCAGCTGATCCAAGCCTCAAGGCCAGGCTGCTGGAAGCTTACTGGCGGTTGGATTGCTACCCGGAAGTGCCGGCCGTGCTGAAGGCGCTCAAGGCTTCGGGAGCGAGGCTCGCGATCCTCTCCAACGGCTCGCCCGAAATGCTGGAAGCAGCGGTCAAGTCCGCCGCGCTCGACCAGGTTCTGGACGACATCTATTCGGTCGATGCCGTGCGGCGTTTCAAGACCGATCCGGCGGTCTACGACATGGTCGCCACTGGCTGGCGCCTCTATCCCGGCGCGGTGTCGTTCCAGTCCTCCAATCGCTGGGATATTGCGGGCGCCACCAAATTCGGCTTCCGAACGGTGTGGATCAACCGCTCCAACCAGCCCGAGGAATACCGCGACTTCCCGCCCGCCCTGATCCTGCCGACTCTTGAAGCGCTGGTGCCCGGCATCTGA
- a CDS encoding L,D-transpeptidase, producing MSITEIESYRLSRRGFLNAAALGAASIAVSACTTTGPGPGPVEPPPPTYVEPPLPDYATMYAAVSDGGFDLPAIPFERIDPQYLRQIVPDPTGQKPGTIIVDTTGHHLYLVRPGGQAIRYGVGLGRAGFEWSGDAVVQWKQKWPKWTPPDEMIARQPELKPYSADNGGMPGGLKNPLGARALYLFQGNVDTLYRLHGSPEWKSIGKSVSSGCVRFMNQDIIDLYDRVPSKTPVIVTADISQAAVATANRKAIPIDAGVPDGSVLLGPVKAVTNAIF from the coding sequence ATGTCCATAACCGAAATCGAATCCTATCGCCTGAGCCGTCGCGGCTTTCTCAACGCCGCAGCATTGGGCGCCGCCTCGATTGCGGTTTCCGCATGCACCACCACTGGACCCGGACCCGGGCCGGTCGAGCCACCCCCACCCACCTATGTCGAACCGCCTCTTCCCGACTACGCGACGATGTATGCAGCCGTCAGCGATGGCGGCTTCGACCTTCCGGCGATACCGTTCGAACGGATCGATCCGCAGTACCTGCGTCAGATCGTCCCCGATCCGACCGGGCAGAAGCCCGGCACCATCATCGTCGATACGACCGGACATCATCTCTATCTGGTGCGTCCGGGCGGCCAGGCGATCCGTTACGGCGTCGGTCTTGGCCGCGCCGGCTTCGAATGGTCCGGCGATGCTGTCGTCCAGTGGAAGCAGAAATGGCCGAAATGGACGCCGCCGGATGAAATGATCGCCCGGCAGCCAGAGTTGAAGCCATACAGCGCCGACAATGGCGGCATGCCCGGCGGCTTGAAGAACCCGCTCGGCGCGCGTGCGCTCTATCTTTTTCAGGGCAACGTCGACACGCTGTACCGCCTGCACGGCTCGCCGGAATGGAAATCGATCGGCAAGTCGGTCTCGTCAGGCTGCGTTCGCTTCATGAACCAGGACATCATCGATCTCTACGATCGCGTGCCGTCGAAGACGCCCGTGATCGTGACTGCCGATATCAGTCAGGCTGCGGTGGCGACGGCTAACCGGAAGGCCATCCCGATCGACGCTGGCGTGCCGGACGGATCGGTCCTGCTCGGACCGGTCAAGGCCGTCACCAACGCGATCTTCTGA
- a CDS encoding helicase HerA-like C-terminal domain-containing protein: MADDTSIFIGASRKPDDSYQRPEQLLLQYGNRHGLVTGATGTGKTVTLQILAEGFSNAGVPVFCADIKGDLSGIAMMGTAQDFLVKRAEQVKLDPYDFQEFPVIFWDLFGEQGHPIRATVSEMGPLLLSRLMNLTEAQEGIMNIAFRIADEEGLLLLDMKDLQALLANVAERADEIGSRYGNVTKPSVGAIQRTLLILEQQGAAHFFGEPALRISDIMRTTRDGRGAISVLAADKLMMSPRLYATFLLWLMSELFEVLPEVGDPDKPKLVFFFDEAHLLFDEAPKVLIDRVEQVVRLIRSKGVGVYFVTQNPLDIPEKVLAQLGNRVQHALRAYTPREQQAVRTAAETFRPNPDFDCAVAITQLATGEALVSTLETKGIPSVVQRTLIRPPSSRLGPITAAERQKLIAESPVAGQYDEVIDRESAFEMLQKKAQEAQDAEAQAQQAGSGGSRWTIPGFGNDDPPPQSGGRRAPAPRPSNRQTVTEAAIKSVVRSVGSSVGRAIVRGILGSLSRGR; this comes from the coding sequence ATGGCCGACGACACCAGTATTTTCATCGGCGCCAGCCGCAAGCCCGACGACAGCTATCAGCGCCCCGAGCAGCTGTTGCTGCAGTATGGGAATCGCCATGGCCTGGTGACTGGCGCCACCGGTACCGGCAAGACCGTCACCTTGCAGATCCTGGCTGAAGGGTTTTCGAATGCTGGCGTGCCGGTGTTCTGCGCCGACATCAAGGGCGACCTGTCAGGCATCGCCATGATGGGCACGGCGCAGGATTTCCTGGTCAAGCGGGCCGAACAGGTCAAGCTCGACCCTTACGATTTCCAGGAGTTCCCCGTCATCTTCTGGGACCTGTTCGGCGAGCAGGGCCATCCGATCCGCGCCACCGTCTCGGAGATGGGGCCGTTGCTGTTGTCGCGGCTGATGAACCTGACCGAGGCGCAGGAAGGCATCATGAACATCGCCTTCCGTATCGCCGACGAGGAAGGCTTGCTGCTGCTCGACATGAAGGATTTGCAGGCGCTGCTGGCCAACGTCGCCGAGCGTGCCGATGAGATCGGCTCGCGCTACGGCAATGTGACCAAACCTTCCGTCGGCGCCATCCAGCGCACGCTGCTGATACTGGAGCAGCAGGGTGCTGCCCATTTCTTCGGTGAGCCGGCGTTGCGGATCTCCGACATCATGCGCACCACCCGGGACGGCCGAGGCGCCATCAGCGTGCTCGCCGCCGACAAGCTGATGATGAGCCCACGGCTCTACGCCACCTTCCTGCTCTGGCTGATGTCGGAACTGTTCGAGGTGCTGCCGGAAGTCGGCGATCCCGACAAGCCGAAGCTGGTGTTCTTCTTCGACGAGGCGCACCTGCTTTTCGATGAAGCGCCGAAGGTGCTGATCGATCGCGTCGAACAGGTAGTCCGCCTGATCCGCTCGAAAGGCGTCGGCGTCTATTTCGTCACGCAGAACCCCTTGGATATCCCTGAAAAGGTTCTGGCCCAGCTCGGCAATCGCGTCCAGCACGCATTGCGCGCCTACACGCCGCGTGAACAGCAGGCGGTGAGGACGGCTGCGGAAACGTTTCGCCCCAATCCCGATTTCGACTGCGCCGTCGCCATCACCCAACTCGCCACCGGCGAAGCGCTGGTCTCGACGCTGGAGACCAAAGGCATTCCGTCTGTGGTGCAACGCACCTTGATCCGCCCGCCTTCGTCGCGGCTCGGGCCGATAACCGCCGCCGAGCGGCAAAAACTGATCGCCGAAAGCCCGGTCGCCGGCCAGTATGACGAGGTCATCGATCGCGAATCGGCCTTTGAGATGCTGCAGAAGAAAGCGCAGGAGGCGCAGGACGCTGAAGCGCAGGCACAGCAGGCAGGCAGCGGCGGTTCGCGCTGGACCATTCCGGGTTTCGGCAATGACGATCCGCCGCCGCAGTCGGGGGGCCGCCGCGCCCCTGCGCCGCGCCCCTCCAATCGCCAGACCGTAACCGAGGCCGCGATCAAGTCGGTGGTGCGCTCGGTCGGCTCCTCGGTCGGACGTGCGATCGTGCGCGGGATTCTCGGGAGCCTGTCGCGGGGGCGTTAA